A window of Chrysoperla carnea chromosome 3, inChrCarn1.1, whole genome shotgun sequence genomic DNA:
CCTAAATTTTCCATGATTAGGCTCGAGTACGATAACTGTGGCGCCACGATTTGACAAAAGAATATTGTCAAACACACATAAATAAAGCGAAAATGAAGAATACCAATTTTCGAGTTTTGGCTTAGTTCTCGAGATAATGAAGtctaaaaaggaaatttttatgtcattaaattcgtcatttttgtaatttaattcataatcaTTGTGCTAACTCGATCCCATTAAAGGCGTGACCAACCTGtagatcagtgaatgaacgcaatcacagggTAAATGGAAAGGCTaaaaacccgcagacctgtGCTAACaagaccccattaaaggcatggccaacttGTAGACCAGTGAATGAACTCAATCACAGGGtaaacgcaagggctaaaaactcgCAGGCCTGTGCTAAcacgaccccattaaaggcatggccaacctgtaGATCAGTGAATGAACTTAATCACAGGGtaaacgcaagggctaaaaactcgCAGGGCCTGTGCTAAcacgaccccattaaaggcatggccaacttGTAGACCAGTGAATGAACTCAATCACAGGGtaaacgcaagggctaaaaactcgCAGGCCTGTGCTAAcacgaccccattaaaggcatggccaacctgtagatcagtgaagaaaaaaaattaactaacgaATTTGTTCGACgaaattgtaatattacaatttaaaatcaactaatgtttaattttgtaatttttaaatcaactaaAGTCGGTAGTGTAGTGttataattgaaaatcgataatattagttcaaaatcgacatattaaaaaaattataggtatGTTTTTCAGAATTCTTTCAAAGTATAagctttaaattttagtatCCACAGGAACTTATCAAATTTAAACgattcaacatacaaaaaatggccatacaaaaaattatttattttcttaaaattacgtTTCTAACCTAGtcgaaattatttatgttatgtattttataccttgtttttttgttgtctCTTGCTGCATTTCCCGCCAATTCCAAAACTTCAGCGGCCAAATATTCCATTACAGCTGCTAAATATACAGGTGCCCCGGCACCAACTCGTTCTGCATAATTGCCTTTCCTCAATAATCTATGGATTCTTCCGACGGGAAACTGAAGTCCTGCTCGATTGGAACGGGATTTTGCCTTTCCTTTAACTTTGCCTaatgataaaaagaaaattttgcaaaaaaaatgttaaaaatttatcaattttttgaaataaatatcttgtaaacaaaattaattatagaattaataagCTTACCtcctttcaattttttaaatgtctggACGTGGCAAAGGACTGAGTCCTTTGCCACGTCCaggcatttttattaattgatactaattaatttgattaccGAAAAAATATAAACGTTGGCGTAATGGAGCCTTCCACAAAATAACTTTAACTGGCAAACGATCACAGAAAAGGCGGTTTGTAATTTtaggaataaaatatattctatctAAGATTTATTACGATAGAACGTAATAATTCTATCTAAGATTTATTACGTTCATTATAccctgtacatatgaaatatataccaaggtatactaattttagtcccaagtttgtaacgcttagaagtattgatgatacgaacaaaatagacctttttcatgaaaaacatatagaaaaatataaatagtttgattaaaacaacaaatgtaatatttgtatatgtaaatttatttgcataatccactttttttttttttttaatttttcaaagaaaaattaattgttatgtatacattcgatcacttggatcatcttcagaacatatcaataaagttaaaaatttacacgGTTTATATACTATTTTTGCTTGTGACGTAATGAACAAGTgataaaacaagttaaaaaccTGTTCACTATTTTgttgaaatacattttatttttgctaaaatatatcttattattatgaaggtcaagaattttatttatttaatattaaggtagtacctacacgaaagtgatattccaagaatttctcaaaactcagaatataaaatatttaattcatattacacttgctgttaaaattagaagatgatttaccatgtcatacatgagatattagcaattaaaagtgacgcaatttgtacgtgtacatgggagaagtatataaaaatacacaaatttacaaatattatatttatttaccaatgaatgacgttcaccatctctatgaaaaactaatataatgtagaatactatatttaaaaaatatataaaaaaaaataaaaattatttaccatatagtttcgataaaaaacttaaataaataactcgttttagcgatgatttttgtggaaaagatatgaagactaatgttaaaggcatatgtcatagtgtgtgtgtttatatgtatactagaaacagtagtgaggaactacagtcttgtgaaaataatatatggtatatgtataatagtcatagcacagttaatgcactgaatgatagtattagtccaaaactttttgactggacggtcgcggaggaactaccttaataaacttattttgtttcaaaatttgtaaata
This region includes:
- the LOC123296780 gene encoding histone H2A-like yields the protein MPGRGKGLSKVKGKAKSRSNRAGLQFPVGRIHRLLRKGNYAERVGAGAPVYLAAVMEYLAAEVLELAGNAARDNKKTRIIPRHLQLAIRNDEELNKLLSGVTIAQGGVLPNIQAVLLPKKTSTSSGGAGKKSSQSQDY